CACGGTGAGATAATTTATGAAGTTTCACAAAGCGACATGGTGACATCATACTAATTTCAAGCTTCTGGTCACCTTTCTCATTCAATCGATATTTTCTTTTATGATGAAATTTATTGAAGTGGTCAAAAAGCGCATCTAGGCGGTTGTTTTTGACATCAGGttcagcttcatcaatatcGTCAATATTCCACTTGTACAACAGATCGTAAGGAACCCAAACAGTAGGTAAAAGCTCTGCTACAAGCGTAACAGAAAATTTCACAATGTCATTGTCATTCTTTCCGGAATCCACCAGCCATCGtccttcttcaaaccacttttctttgtagaCTATTCGGGTATCAATATTCTTAATGCAATATTCGTTGTCcacttctttgattttaaAATGAAGCAAGAAGTTGTCGTTATGAATCTCATCGTTGGGCACTCTTTGCTTTAGTTGTTGGGTAACAAATCGGTGATCTTCCcagaacttcaaaaatacGCCACATCTTCCGCCAACATTTAGTTCCACTTTTCCAATACCACCAAGCCCTTCTCTAACAAAACACGAAATGTCATTTCTGTCTGATAAAAATGGGCTTTTGTAATCGAGCTCGTCTAGGTGTGAAACTTGGTACTCGTAGACTCTGTGTAGATTGAAAGATAAAATATGCATATAATTAAACAAGTCATACTTTCGTTCATGACTTAACTCATCGTTACCGGAGCCAGTTTCTCTATTCAGTTGATCGTTGAGACTGACGCTGTTGGACAATTTGTCAAGCAGGGATAAAAGCCTCAAATTCCTATTAAAATCATCCAGAGTCGATTCGTTGAGGTTCTGGAGTAGCAACTTCTCAATGTTGGGTTCACAAGCCTTATCTATAAAGTTGAGTTTTCCCTTGTCCTTTCCAGAGATAAGTTTAGTGACTATAGCTAAAGACAGAGACACATCCGACACCTTCTGTTCCTGAAAATCGATATCAATTAAAATGATTTTACCAGCAATGGTTAGTCTTTCAATTGTACTCAACTCTTTTTCGTTCATTCCTAAAGGTCCAGGGGATTGAATGGCCGAAGCCTTATTGACAGGATCGATTATATCAGTAAATGTTTCGAAACCGTACAAATTAGAGAGCCTCTTGATTCCTTTAATACCTACAGCACCAGGACGCTTTAGTAAAATTTGAGATACTTCATCCAATGAAAGGGCCAACTCAGGATCTACTGGCGGCATAACGTAAGTTTGGGTTGCCTCTCGTTTTATTGTTATCAATCTATCCAAAGTTAAAGTAGAGAGCTCCAGTTAAGAAAATCATAGGTTCGAGGCTGGAAAATGCCAGATGTCGGGTTATAAGTACTtaaagaatcaaagaatccTCTGATTTTGCTCTATTTACAAACTCTTTATGCAACTCATAACTTCACGCCAATGTGAATGGCTGCTACTCCAAATGTGAGATCCTCATAGCCTTTTCCTGGAACATAAAAGCCTGCTTTGCGCACCATTCCTGCAAATTCTTCCTGTTTAGGAAATTTGCGGATGCTCTCAACTAAATATTGATAGGAATCTCTATCATTGGCAACTAGTTGTCCCATTAGAGGtagtaaagaaaatgagtATGTCTGGTAAACTGTATCCACGAGACTGTTGTCTACATGTGAAAACTCCAAACAGGCAAACACTCCCCCAGGCTTCAACACTCGATACGCGGTGTTCAAACCGGCTTGGATATCGGTGAAATTGCGGATACCAAATGCAATGGTGTATACGTCTTTGGaattatcttcaattttatcCAAAGTCTCACCATTCTGTTCAAGGAACTGAATTCGGGGTGAGCGACCATATGAAGTTTGTACTACACACCTTCTTTCACCTTCCATTAGCATATCCGGGTTGATATCAGCCACTGTCATGGTACTTTGGATGTCTTGAAACTTGTGCTTCGCATGATCCAACAAACCAAAAGCGATATCGCCAGTACCCCCAGCGACATCTAGAAATGCAAGAGGACGATCGGTACCTGGCCTCATTCCTGCATCTAGCTTGTTGATAAAATGAGTTTTCCATAGTCTATGAACACCCATGGACATGATATCGTTCATCAAATCATAATTGGAGGCAACGCTGGAGAAAACGCCTTTAACTaggttttctttttcccTGGTGGAAACGGTTTGATATCCAAAATGTGTAGTTTCAGATGAATCCTTCACCATTCCAGAATATAGTCTCAAACCCCGATTAAGAAGGAGTGATCCTTTTATAGTAGTTCTAGTAAGTCCATTGAGAATCATAGTTAATTCAGCAATATATTTTTATCAACAAGTTTGATACGAAGGATTTCCTACATAATTCGAGATCCACGCAACCGAAAGTCTGTGAGTGCTCACCACTGAAAATCACACCAGTGTACAGATGATACAATTCTTGACAATATACAGTGAAAAGCTTCAGGAGTAACTGCATACTTTTATAAGATTAGAGAGAGATTGCAATGATTAATGTTCAGGAAATATAATTTGAAAGGACACCTTTTTTTAGGATTAGGTAACACATTTATACCGATATTAGTCTATTTAAGGGTTAAAAGCCAAAAAGTCGCACGTTGTTACAAATTTACTGAAAGATCGATACCACCACATCTCCGCTTATCTTTAATGACCTGAATAATTATTCTATTACTGGCCAAGGGTGTGACGAACTCAACTAGGAAGTGCCCGATTTTTTCCACGACATGTTCAATGTTGGCGTCTTTTTTGTGTCGAAGGAATGAGAGTCAAAGGGTAGCAAAGGCTCACGCTAGTTTAGTTACTCTTTCTCGCAATATCCCTGACCACTTCCAGCTCAGTGTTACCATTGCCTGGCTTATTGTTTTATGAAACTTGCATTAATCCTGGcgtttctctttttgaataGAATCTCATGCTTATTCATCCCAAACCAGACGATTTTAACCGGAGAATCTATACAAGATGAACAGTCGCTAATTCAAAATACTACCTTTTTGTTAGCCAGTGACAATATTTCTTGGAGCTTTCTACAACTAGTTGGGTCTCACGACTTGATACTACCAATAGAAGAAGTAGACACGTTGCTACTACCATCTTTAGGAAAGATAACTCTTGCAAGGGAGGCCCTAGAACATACCATGATTATCGACTTAACGATTCGCTTGCAATTAACTAGCTGCATTCGAACCATAATGCTTACTATATTCCTGCAAGAACCAGTGCTCACCAATTCTTCACTAAGTACGTCAGATACTAGACAACTGATTTATCAGCAACAGACAATTAAAATTGATGACATGATAGTATTCTTTTTACCAACTCGAATGCAAAAAATTCATAGGCAAAATTCACACAACAATGAAATTAGTATTTCTATACTACTTAAACAACGTAGACGTTCAAGAACTCAGcctttctttgaaggacaGAAAGCCGTGAGAAAGTCCGATTTTGGGGCACCATTACCAGTAGATTCATTCAAGGCTCCTCCTTCAGTGGTAAAAgatttatttgaagatataAGAGTGAAACCGAAGAACGATGAAACCAATGAATTTCATGAAAAGTTAGCTTGCAGACTGGATGATTTCTTTAATCAGCTTAAAGGCGTTGAATTCATAATATTGTTATACTTTGATGACAATGAGCACGACACCTCAAAGTGCCCTGTTCCCAAGCATTATGACCATGTAATTCatcaaaatatttcttctcattCATTGCTTGAGAACTCAAAATATGACCGAGTATCTTCAACAGATTTCCGATTAATTAACGCAAAAGCTTATTGGATAAACACAGAAAAGACAATCAAGCGACGTGAATTAAGTGAGGTTCGAATTGAGGGAGTAGCAGCCTCTAATGCAACCTTTGTTCCTACTACAATCGCAAATTCTGCTGAAATCCGTGACTGCGTGAAGTTAACGTGGCACAATGTCTTACATCATAGCATTTTTGGTAGACCCACAAACTTCTGTCACAGCTGATGTTTGTTCATACGAGACAGGGACAATTCGGCATAGATTCGATCGTATATTCAAGTTGGGCCTACCTTCAGGCATGTAAGATTTACTTctcaattttcaattttctcGATTCATTTTTCCATATACATTATATCGTTGGATTCAAAAAACGAAACTGAGAGTAGTGAATATATTGGTCACTCCTACAATATATGGTACAAAATGAATTCTCAATCCCCCGAAGCTAGTTCCATCTAACGTCTTGTTTTCGATCAGAATCGTAGCCATGATATGAAGTATCTTGGTAAAAGACATTATTTGGTCTTGTAAGACTGCCCATAGAACCTTCCATAGCACTAGTCATTTGATGAGGTTCTGTATTGCTGGAGAATGAGTTCCGGTTACTATTCTGAGCTAAGTTATCGTAAGATGCGTTTTTGTTACGTCTGTGGTATTTTTCGGATGTACTAGATTCGTCATCCACCATATTCAGCTGGTTGTAAATACCAGAGTCCCTATGACCACTCATTGCAGCGACACCCAGTGCTTGCAATTCTGTATCGTTGTTATTTAAACCTGAGGGCCCACCGTCTGTGGTTCTTGGGATAAAGGAAACACGGTCGTCTTTCATTGGCTGATAGCGAGTGTCTGGATTCTTACGGACCAAAGCTAATGCACACGTCACTATGGTCATAATCAGAAGAATAAGAGCACATACAGCATTAACAACAAAATACACTATGGCTGCAACGGAGGACACAACATCTGGTTGgttgaagattttggaaaaaaacaaaaagaaaattgagttcaaaactCCTACCACGGAAATGAATATGTTCAGCGCGTTGGTTCTCTTATCCATATAAGGTCTTAACCAGCATAGGCCAATAAAGTACAGTGTTTCTAGGGCAAAAACAAGTGCTGCCTGGACTTTTCCATGCGCCTGTAATATGGCGATAAAAAACGACCTCAAAAATGTGTATACTAACAGCACAAGGACCCAATAATATTTGTCCGCCCTGAATTGCACATAGAGGAACCCAAATTTATTGAGAATTTTTGCATCTCCGAACAAAAGGTATGCTGGATTCTTATAGTTTCGAATTGAACTTCTTCCTGTCAAAACAACCTTAACTGCGCTCTGCAGAAGGAGTACAAACAACCCGAGGAATAAAACAACGGCAACTACAACTGTTCCCACAGAATCAGTGACTGTCCATTGCCATAGACAAAGCAGTGATACTTGAGGGAATGAGAGAAGAGCTAGACGATACAACGAACCCTTAGTAATAGTGCTCCAGTTTGCACGATATTCGCCAAACTTGCCTTGATGCATTGCTCCAAAATAAATCAGTAGTTCAACAATCGCTTTGAACACGAATAGAAGGAAAGTAAGTATCACCACAAAGAATATAAGGAATATTATTCCCGTCATAAACAAGTCGGTAATTTCAATATTGGCTAAGTAGGCAACACGCTGAATTCCCCGCAGAACTAAAATTTTCGAGTTGAACGCACCAGATCTTTCATCAGTGGTATAAAGAGACGAGTCTTGAATCATATCATAATTacttcttttgatgatattaTTAGCAGCAGCTAAATAACCGAAGGATCTCTTTACCATTTTTTGCACGCTGATAGAAATAACGTGCttatttttgataattGCAGTAGACTCTCCGCCTGTGCTCTGAACGTACCAATTGGAAATACTCTGAACAACTCTTGAATAGATAATACCCATGGACCactgaaagttttgagcCCAAGAAGCTGCGATTGGTGGAACGCGGTTTACTGCCATCATGGCCGTGATGGcaatactttgaaagtaGATAAATAATgacaaagaattggaagcGATATGGGCTGCCGTATTGGAATGCCCAACAATGGAAATAACACCAGATGTAATTAGACCTAAGCCTGAAATTGCGGCAATAGGCCAGGCAGCATACTTGGTTTGGACAGTTTTTCCATTCGACAGCAGAGCCTCAACACAAGCAACCGGAGTGTCAGTTGAGTTCGAATAAGCAATAACGCGTACACGAGCATCAAGATCTGGAATCGTATATGCAATTCCAGGCACTTGCGACGTGATGGATGTGCTGAGTGTATAAGATGAATCCACATCTATATGTCCAGCTGCAAGGGGGCATATGGTAGGAAGATTAAGATCACAAATACTCAGATGCTCATTGACAATGGTTATCCCATATACTATAACCTCAATTTCAGCCTCAACGTATCCCGATATAGTAGAAATTGCAGTAATTTCAAAATCCACAATACCACTATCACGATTGTATTTAACATCGAAATAAGATGCTGTCAACCCAGAGTTCTCCATGCAAGTTAACAAGGAGGTGGACTGGATAAAACCACCAGCTAGTACAGAGGTAAAAAAGTAGATAAGCAATCCTACCAGCAAAATCATCTGGCTCAGCGGTTATGTTGGTTAGGGTCTAAGTTTTGACCAATTTGCTTGTATGTGCGTTAAAAATAGGACAGTTGGGGGACAATAGCGCGACTGGATTTGGTAGACAGGGCTTGGTTGAAGGTTGACAATTGACCAACCAAGCAATACCGGTAGTGGgcaaatgaaaaaagacCACCATCCGCCATCCGACAGCACACTACCGTCATCCCCTCTTCCGTAAGACCAAAACATCATTCTCTCTTCCCCTCCTAGGTTGGTGATTCGCGACCCATTCCTCAACTCCAGAGTTGTTCATTTTACAATGGGGAAGTGGGATATGATTTCGTTCCTCAATTGACTTATTTGTCATGCTTTTTCGGAGCTTGAAGCATATCGGTCTCTGTACCCTGAGCCTTTCGCATTAGTCGGAGTGCGGATATGTTATGGGTCAGGGTCTGTATCTTGAATTATTgtaaaattgaaagaaaggaTCTAAGGATTGTTTTTCCCTTTGAATGTGTATCTTAAGAAATTGAGTTTCACCAGCGTGTTGTTTACTACCAGCGTCTCTCTTCTGTGTGATGGCCATACTATACTACATACCACTTTACTCCATTTCCGATAATAAGTTTCACTTCATCGTCTTTACCTCCTTGACTCCGTGCGGCTCCAACTCTAAATCTATTAGATGATCATGAGGGGCAGCATTTCTCGTAATATCCCACAGAGATACGTCAAATCCCATTGTTCCGGGTATATGCCCTCAGTAAAGACATGGCGTCCAGCATCTTGTACTCACATCTCGTTTGAGCGGGTGACGGGAGGGGTATATGCATCTATTTTTCTTGAGTCTTGACTCTGAAGTAGGTCTCGTACAATATGTGACGGAGAGCATTCGTGTTATAAAAAGGTAAGAATGGTCCCccattttcttctttctttctttctttctacTATCTTTATaaagtttttttttacaAAGGATACGACTTAGTTGTTGATCAATTATGCCATTAGATAACGAACACTTACTTCATGAAAATTCCATTGACCCACCAAAgggattctttgaaagacaCCCTGGAACTCCTAATATACCAGGCGGTTGGGAAGAATACTTGAAGCTGTACAATCAGTCCATCGAGAACCCCTCAAAgttttttggagaaaaagCAAAGGAATTCTTGTCATGGGCTACTCCTTTCACTGACGCTCGTTACCCACCTGGTAATGGATTTCAGAATGGTGACTCCGCCGCTTGGTTTCTGAATGGTGAGTTGAACGCGTCGTACAACTGTGTTGATAGACATGCTTTAAAGAATCCAGACAAACCTGCCATTATTTATGAGGCTGATGAACCTAATCAAGGCCGTACGGTTACCTATGGAGAGTTGCTGAAGGATGTTTGTCGAATTGCCCAAGTATTGACTGACCTGGGTGTGAAAAAGGGTGACACTGTTGCTGTTTACCTGCCTATGGTTCCAGAAGCTATCACCACTTTATTGGCTATCGTTAGAATCGGTGCTATCCACTCTGTTGTCTTCGCAGGTTTTTCAGCTGGTTCTCTACGTGATCGTATATTGGATGCTGATTCTAGAATTGTTATCACTTCTGATGAATCTCTGAGAGGTGGGAAGATCATCGAGACTAAGAAGATTGTTGACGAGGCTCTGAAGTCTTGCCCAGATGTTCGTAATGTGCTGgtcttcaaaagaacagGTACACCACATCTTCCATGGGTTGAGGGTCGTGATCTTTGGTGGCACGAGGAAATCATTAAGCATGTTCCGTACTCTCCCCCAGTGAATGTTAGATCTGAAGATACTTCATTTTTGCTTTACACTTCTGGCTCTACCGGAAAGCCTAAAGGTATCCAGCATTCAACTGCTGGCTACTTACTGGGAGCTCTTTTGACCACCAAGTATGTCTTTGATGTTCAGGGTGATGATATTTTATTCACTGCTGGTGATGTGGGCTGGATCACAGGGCATTCTTATGTAGTTTACGGTCCACTTTTAAACGGGGCTACGACAGTTGTTTTTGAGGGCACCCCAGCTTACCCAGACTATTCACGTTATTGGGATATCGTTGACAAACACAAAGTTACTCAGTTTTATGTAGCACCAACTGCTCTTAGGTTGCTGAAGAGAGCTGGTAGCAAGTATGTCCAGAATCATGATTTGTCTTCAATCAGGGTTTTGGGTTCCGTTGGTGAACCTATAGCCGCTGAAGTTTGGGAATGGTACAACGAGTATgttggaagaggaaaagcTCATATTTGTGATACGTATTGGCAAACAGAGACTGGTTCTCACATTATTGCTCCAATAGCTGGTGTGTCAAAGACCAAACCAGGTTCAGCATCTTTCCCCTTCTTCGGTATTGATCCGGTTATTCTAGATGCTACTACTGGAGAGGAACTCAAAGGTAATAATGTTGAAGGTGTTTTGGCTATCAGAAATCCATGGCCATCTATGGCTAGAACAGTCTGGAAGGACTACAACCGTTTCCTGGATACATATCTCAGGCCATATGAAGGTTATTACTTCACTGGTGATGGAGCTGCCAGAGATCAGGAAGGATTTTATTGGGTTCTGGGTAGAGTTGATGATGTTGTTAATGTGTCAGGTCACAGATTGTCTACTGCCGAGATTGAAAGCGCTCTAATCGAACACAATTTGGTAGGAGAGTCTGCTGTCGTCGGATTCCCTGACGAGCTGACTGGTTCTGCTGTGGCCGCGTTTgtgtctttgaagaaggacGTCGACAATCCAGCGGAAGTGAAAAAGGAGTTAATCCTTACTGTCAGAAAAGAGATTGGACCATTCGCTGCACCTAAACTCATCATCTTGGTAAGTGATCTTCCAAAGACCAGATCAGGTAAGATAATGAGACGTATTCTCAGAAAGGTTTTGGCTGGAGAGGAAGACTCTCTGGGCGACatttcaactctttcaaaccCTTCGATTGTGGAAGAGATAATCTCTACCGTTAAAAGGGATGCCCGCAAATGAGCATCTGATTAGGACTTACACTTCTATTTCACATATCTATTTTATTATCGTGAAGCAGTAGTCAAATATGTAGTATAGTTTTATTAGTTTACCTTATCGCTACTATTGCTATTTTGGGAGGAAGCCTCGAAGACACCATACCTACCACCTTGGGAGAACTTTTTCTCACACATAGATAGTTCAGTATTTGGTAAATGTGAACTAGGTTTACCTTCGTTTCAACAAATCAGAAAACGTTGCAGTTTCATAGTGGGACTAGTAGCATTTTGTATGAGGGGTGATCATTTATCAAAGCTATTTCACAGCCTAGAATGAATAAGAATTCAAATTCACAACCCAAGTCAAACGAGCAAGAAATCGGAGATTCAACATTTGAAGCCTTTAATGGAACATTTTCCTCAACACAATTCTCTAATGATAATCTTGTTGAAGATCCCAGTTTTGATGACTTGGCCAAAGATGAGTTTATGGAATGTGACGACATTTCGCCACCAAGAAAGACACCTTTTTTAAACGATACAAAATCGCAAGGCACATTAGACGCATCCCTCACTGAATTAGTCGACCAACAACCTGATCataaagaaacaaaggaaCTGAAATTTGGAGATTATGAAACCTATTTCTATCACAAGAAATTAAAGCAGCAGGAGAAAGATGATCAGTATGTACAGTGGCGCacaaagaattcaaacCAGTTTCCTCCCATTTTTTCTAATTGTGTGATCTATGTTAACGGAAGGACAGATCCAGATATAACCCAGCTCCATAGAATGATTATTTTGCATGGAGGAGTATTCTTGAATTATCTTGGTGCTAAGTCTAATGCCACTCATGTGATTGCCTCCAACATTACTCCAAGAAAGATAATagagttcaaaaacttcaaagtaATTAAACCAGAATGGATTACTGATAGTAtaaaggagaagaagattctggaTTGGACCAAATACACTCTATTCAGTCCACAGTATGATCAAAAGGTTTTGGAATCAGATCGtgaattgaaggaaaaaagcCTACCACTCAATAGACCGATTGATGCTACACATCCAGAGTTTTtaaaatttttctttgagaactCCAGATTACATCATTTGTCCACTTGGAAAGCAGATTTGAGGgaaaaatttcagcaaGAAGCTTTGAGAGCTAGTAAAGTATCTCAAACACTCAGAACGAAGCCAAAGATAATTATGCATATCGATTTTGACTGCTTCTTTGCGGCAGTCTCGGCTTTATCTCATCCCGATATTGATTTTGCAAATGAACCTATTGCTGTAAGTCACGGTGGAAAGGGCTCTTCTGATGTATCCAGTTGCAATTATGCTGCTAGAAAGTTTGGTGTTTCTAATGGAATGTGGGTTAACAGAGCTCTAGAACTTTGCCCGGAGCTTAAGATTCTAGACTATGACTTCAAATTATATGAGGAGAAGTCAAAAATTTTTTATGAAGAGCTGACTAGGATAGAACCGGATTGTATTTTTCCCGTTTCTGTAGACGAAGCCTTGATTGGGCTATCATCAATCGATGACGAAGAATCTACGTTACTGAATATATGTGAAAAACTTAGGAACAAAATTTACGTGTTAACTGGCTGTACAGTTAGTATTGGTGCTTCCTATAACGTTTTACTTGCCAAACTCTGCCTTCGAAAGGCTAAACCAAAtggaatttttttcttcttccagcCTAATAATGTTGGAAATTTTCTTAAAAATATTCCAGTGAAACAGCTACCTGGTATTGGACGCAAAATAGAGGATAGgctttcaaatcatctaaACAAAGGTTCTAAAGAAACTGTAACTATTTCTAATTTGAGTTCGGTATCTAGAGACACAATGGTCAAGTTTTTTGGTATTAAAACTGGCACGAAGTTGTTTGGCTACTGTCAAGGTTTAGATGATACTGATATTGACATCTCTAAAAATCCTTCCAAGTTCATACGGAAAAGTATTTCTATCGATGTAAATTGGGGAATAAGATTTGAAAAGCAGACTCAGGTTGATGAGTTTTTAAGTCGGGTAGCTGACCATATTTGTCAAAGACTACTCAGATTAGGATTTGTGGGCGCTCGGTTAATGCTCAAACTTGCAAGGAGAACGAAGGGAGCTCCAATAGATCCTCCAAAATACCTTGGAATGGGCCTATGTGACtttttatcaaaaagtacCAACTTAGGAGCACCAACAAGAGAGGTTGGTCTAATAGCCACAGAGTTGAAATCATTATACCGCATAATTGGGGTTGCAATTGCTGATCTCAGAGGTGTTTCTGTGACCATTAGTGAACTGCAAAAGTGTGATAGTGACGCAACTTCAGCTGTGGAC
This window of the Komagataella phaffii GS115 chromosome 2, complete sequence genome carries:
- a CDS encoding 2-hexaprenyl-6-methoxy-1,4-benzoquinone methyltransferase, producing MILNGLTRTTIKGSLLLNRGLRLYSGMVKDSSETTHFGYQTVSTREKENLVKGVFSSVASNYDLMNDIMSMGVHRLWKTHFINKLDAGMRPGTDRPLAFLDVAGGTGDIAFGLLDHAKHKFQDIQSTMTVADINPDMLMEGERRCVVQTSYGRSPRIQFLEQNGETLDKIEDNSKDVYTIAFGIRNFTDIQAGLNTAYRVLKPGGVFACLEFSHVDNSLVDTVYQTYSFSLLPLMGQLVANDRDSYQYLVESIRKFPKQEEFAGMVRKAGFYVPGKGYEDLTFGVAAIHIGVKL
- a CDS encoding Putative FAD transporter yields the protein MILLVGLLIYFFTSVLAGGFIQSTSLLTCMENSGLTASYFDVKYNRDSGIVDFEITAISTISGYVEAEIEVIVYGITIVNEHLSICDLNLPTICPLAAGHIDVDSSYTLSTSITSQVPGIAYTIPDLDARVRVIAYSNSTDTPVACVEALLSNGKTVQTKYAAWPIAAISGLGLITSGVISIVGHSNTAAHIASNSLSLFIYFQSIAITAMMAVNRVPPIAASWAQNFQWSMGIIYSRVVQSISNWYVQSTGGESTAIIKNKHVISISVQKMVKRSFGYLAAANNIIKRSNYDMIQDSSLYTTDERSGAFNSKILVLRGIQRVAYLANIEITDLFMTGIIFLIFFVVILTFLLFVFKAIVELLIYFGAMHQGKFGEYRANWSTITKGSLYRLALLSFPQVSLLCLWQWTVTDSVGTVVVAVVLFLGLFVLLLQSAVKVVLTGRSSIRNYKNPAYLLFGDAKILNKFGFLYVQFRADKYYWVLVLLVYTFLRSFFIAILQAHGKVQAALVFALETLYFIGLCWLRPYMDKRTNALNIFISVVGVLNSIFFLFFSKIFNQPDVVSSVAAIVYFVVNAVCALILLIMTIVTCALALVRKNPDTRYQPMKDDRVSFIPRTTDGGPSGLNNNDTELQALGVAAMSGHRDSGIYNQLNMVDDESSTSEKYHRRNKNASYDNLAQNSNRNSFSSNTEPHQMTSAMEGSMGSLTRPNNVFYQDTSYHGYDSDRKQDVRWN
- a CDS encoding acetate--CoA ligase — protein: MPLDNEHLLHENSIDPPKGFFERHPGTPNIPGGWEEYLKLYNQSIENPSKFFGEKAKEFLSWATPFTDARYPPGNGFQNGDSAAWFLNGELNASYNCVDRHALKNPDKPAIIYEADEPNQGRTVTYGELLKDVCRIAQVLTDLGVKKGDTVAVYLPMVPEAITTLLAIVRIGAIHSVVFAGFSAGSLRDRILDADSRIVITSDESLRGGKIIETKKIVDEALKSCPDVRNVLVFKRTGTPHLPWVEGRDLWWHEEIIKHVPYSPPVNVRSEDTSFLLYTSGSTGKPKGIQHSTAGYLLGALLTTKYVFDVQGDDILFTAGDVGWITGHSYVVYGPLLNGATTVVFEGTPAYPDYSRYWDIVDKHKVTQFYVAPTALRLLKRAGSKYVQNHDLSSIRVLGSVGEPIAAEVWEWYNEYVGRGKAHICDTYWQTETGSHIIAPIAGVSKTKPGSASFPFFGIDPVILDATTGEELKGNNVEGVLAIRNPWPSMARTVWKDYNRFLDTYLRPYEGYYFTGDGAARDQEGFYWVLGRVDDVVNVSGHRLSTAEIESALIEHNLVGESAVVGFPDELTGSAVAAFVSLKKDVDNPAEVKKELILTVRKEIGPFAAPKLIILVSDLPKTRSGKIMRRILRKVLAGEEDSLGDISTLSNPSIVEEIISTVKRDARK
- a CDS encoding Deoxycytidyl transferase, forms a complex with the subunits of DNA polymerase zeta, Rev3p and Rev7p, which gives rise to MNKNSNSQPKSNEQEIGDSTFEAFNGTFSSTQFSNDNLVEDPSFDDLAKDEFMECDDISPPRKTPFLNDTKSQGTLDASLTELVDQQPDHKETKELKFGDYETYFYHKKLKQQEKDDQYVQWRTKNSNQFPPIFSNCVIYVNGRTDPDITQLHRMIILHGGVFLNYLGAKSNATHVIASNITPRKIIEFKNFKVIKPEWITDSIKEKKILDWTKYTLFSPQYDQKVLESDRELKEKSLPLNRPIDATHPEFLKFFFENSRLHHLSTWKADLREKFQQEALRASKVSQTLRTKPKIIMHIDFDCFFAAVSALSHPDIDFANEPIAVSHGGKGSSDVSSCNYAARKFGVSNGMWVNRALELCPELKILDYDFKLYEEKSKIFYEELTRIEPDCIFPVSVDEALIGLSSIDDEESTLLNICEKLRNKIYVLTGCTVSIGASYNVLLAKLCLRKAKPNGIFFFFQPNNVGNFLKNIPVKQLPGIGRKIEDRLSNHLNKGSKETVTISNLSSVSRDTMVKFFGIKTGTKLFGYCQGLDDTDIDISKNPSKFIRKSISIDVNWGIRFEKQTQVDEFLSRVADHICQRLLRLGFVGARLMLKLARRTKGAPIDPPKYLGMGLCDFLSKSTNLGAPTREVGLIATELKSLYRIIGVAIADLRGVSVTISELQKCDSDATSAVDQKQLQFEAKKPKEKKVQGIEQNVLKGGSVFPHYSPAKETLQKLLQKHLVDLDAFKALPNEFQQEIKLELERRSVEQLFEKSPKKNRNRNCLLQNRSLKKIGKVRPETQNKRIDLISNQRTLNKLTLNIPIENLGDSVIHQKTELSGLTMEGQKTLVNSYWASEKTKTFNKHYNLGIQTFYEFEDWKNLLKDWVRFSFENENEKPIGIHENDLDVFYGFIHKLILNEKIYEVLSLADIITCSLNSSELVDNDTNNESDWRKIRGELLNMLKTNLVQKGACIDTT